The Malus domestica chromosome 08, GDT2T_hap1 genomic interval aatttcgtccccgaaattcccataACCAAATAACCCACTTAATATTCATAGAATAACCTCGGGTACATCTTtctcattcgatcttctgtCTCCTAGGTAGCTTCTTCTACggaatggttcctccacaacaccTTCACCAAACTCACCGTCTTGTTCTTTAGAACCTTatttttccaatccaagatcgtgactggttcctcatcatatgtcaaatccggattaatctctaacGGTTGATGAGGGATCACATGAGAaggatcagaaatataatgtcgaagcatagaGACGTGGAACACATTATGGACCTTGGATAATTTCGGAGGCAACTCCAACcggtaggcaacttcaccaattCTTTCAGTGATCACATAAGGTCCAATGTATCTCGGACTTAGCTTCCCTCTTTTTCTAAATCGTACCACGCCTCTCCAAGGTGACACTTTAAAAAACACCCAATCGCCCACATTATACACTCGATCAGTGGCATGTCGATCAGCTAAACTcttctgtcgatcctgggctgctttcaggttagacttaattacctgaacattttgagtagtctcatctacaatctctgggccttctaacaccctttcaccaacctcagaccaacataatggcgttcgacacgccctaccataaagtgcctcaaatggtgacataccaatgctggAGTGAAAACTGTTGTTGTAAGCAAACTCCATCAAGTCTAGACGATCATGCCAGGAATCACCAAATTGTaatactgaagatctcaacatatcctccaacgtctgaatagtcctttctgattgcccatcagtttgaggatgataagctgtGCTATAAAGCAATtgcgtaccaagagcttcctaaAAAGCCACCcagaatttagaagtaaatcttgggtcTCGATTAGAAATAATATTCAccggaactccatgatacttcacaatcttcgtaaTGAACaatttagccaatttattcagaggatacttttccctcactggaatgaaatgcgctgacttggtaagttgatccacaatcacccaaataccatcgaatccatttcgtgtacgaggaagtttatacacgaaatccatggttatattttcccatttccactggggaacgggaagtggctgcattcgcccaaatggcttctttctttctgctttaactTGTTCGCAAATAATGCATCTACTCACATAAtctgcaatttcccttttcatacccggccaataataaaatggtcgaatggtatgatacattttagttcctcccgggtgcatcgcataagctgaacaatgcgcttcatccaaaatgtccttctttaattcctcattattcggaacatacattctgttttcttgcataagcataccatctgaATCTCGAattctgaggtctttctttttcccttcatttcttaatTGAACCAGCTCCTGAATTTCCTCATCCACTATCTGAGCTTCGAGTATACGATCcaccaaaactggcctgacttgaaaactagcaagaaaagctcCACTTCGGTTTTCCAACTCCAGCCTTACTCCCGTTGCCCTCAgttcagcaagaagaggaacacgaccAGCATATAAGGCATTAAGCctaccttgaggtttcctactcagtgcatccgctaccacattagcacgacccggatgatacTAAATAgtacaatcataatcacttagcAATTTCATCCACCTTCGCtgccgaagattaagatcatgctgagtagacagatactgaagactcttgtgatcagtgaagatcttacacttctcaccatacaaataatgcctccaaatcttcaaagcaaaaacaattgctgccaattcaagatcatgagcaggataattcctttcatgatttttcaaTTGTCGAGAGgcataggcaatcactctattatgctacatcaaaacacatcccaaaccattcaacgaagcatcactataaatctcaaaattaccgctatcatcCGGAAGTACCAAAACTGgggcatgagtgaggcaatatttcaattgCTGGAAACTCCGCTCACAACTCTCATCCCACTCgaatttaacatccttcctggtcaacttcgttaacggcaaagcaatcatagaaaaatcctgaacaaaccgtcgataatagcctgctaaaccaagaaaacttcgtacctcagtgacggttcgaggttgctcccaattctccactgccgctatcttttgaggatcaacTTGGATTCCTTGAGCTGAtacaacatgccccaaaaatgccacttcagtcaaccaaaattgacatttactgaacttagcatacaactaatgctccctcaatttcttcaatACCAAGTTCAAATGTCGGATATGATCTGCTTTAgatttagagtataccagaatatcatcaataaaaacaataacaaatttatcaagatattgctggaatacctcattcatcaacctcatgaaagctgcaggtgcattagtcaacccaaatggcataaccCGAAATTCATAATGTCTGTAACGGGTTCGGAAAGCTGTCTTAGGTACATCTTCCTCTTTAATTTTCAACTGATAATAAccggatctcaaatcaatcttagagaagacacacgcacctttcagctgatcaaacaaatcatcgatgcgaggcaatggataacggtttttaatcgttacccggttcaattgcctatagtcaatgcataacctcagagttccatctttcttcctcacaaataatactGGAGCACCCCAAGGTGACGAACTAGGCTGAATGAAACCCttatcaagtaattcttgcaactgaattttcaattctctcaactcggcaggagccattctataaggagttagAGATATAGGGtcagtacctggaagcaaatcaatagagaattccacatctctgtctggcggcaGCCCCGACAAATCATCaggaaatacatcaggataaTGCCTGACCACACCAACTTCCTCTATACGGgtaggaacaacatcatttaataccacatatgccaaatatccctgacaacccttcGATAATAATTTCCTCGCtcttatggcagaaataacaccatatCTCACCCCACCTCTTtcgcccacaaaagtaacctcgggtagtccagggcgataaaaagtaactgatttaccataacaatcaatatgggcacgattataatgcaaccaatcagctcctagaatcacatcaaaatccacaatatctaacggaatAAGATCAGCTGGCATAACTATGccctctaccatcactggacacccaagatacacactatcaacataacatttatctcctctaggcatggcaaactctaaatcaaatcctagaggtgaagggtgaggttgggtcatttgagcaaacgtatgagaaatcacagagtgcgtaacaccacaatcaatcaaaaccttagcaaaatgaccaagaacatttaacgtacccatgatcaagtcGGGATGGTTCTGAGCCTCCTGCAATGAAATATGATTAACTCGCCCCTGagcttgctgtcgtccaccacgacctctacTGCCTTGATTACCTCGCCCCTGGGGAGCACGTCCCTGGCCAGACTGACTAGACTGTCTAGATGATCCTGCACCACCAGTAGCAATTTCCCCCTGACGGGGCTGACCTCCCTAATGCCACTGAGA includes:
- the LOC139198081 gene encoding uncharacterized protein is translated as MASDWEVFKDNFKKRFVPPEYIDRKKQEFTRLKQKNMTAHEYYRKFTDLSRYYPDTAGNQGEMLRRFKLGSKKKWRTFASALPCADYHEFFEILVRMEDSDNLPSESDDDEDKNDGQKKDDKGKGITIPGPRKTQNFKKSGASSSSSSGGFSVTGPRRGGGRFSGGPRFQRQRDSGGAGGSGAPWCRRCNFCHHGECRRGSGACFTCGQMGHRASQCPQGQQRPQQTTMPPPAPIQQSFGSGGYGQSSRGGAYHYQGDAAPYAPGPYQYPQEPYSQTGYSQDFGGSSRQSSQSGQGRAPQGRGNQGSRGRGGRQQAQGRVNHISLQEAQNHPDLIMVMVEGIVMPADLIPLDIVDFDVILGADWLHYNRAHIDCYGKSVTFYRPGLPEVTFVGERGGVRYGVISAIRARKLLSKGCQGYLAYVVLNDVVPTRIEEVGVVRHYPDVFPDDLSGLPPDRDVEFSIDLLPGTDPISLTPYRMAPAELRELKIQLQELLDKGFIQPSSSPWGAPVLFVRKKDGTLRLCIDYRQLNRLKIKEEDVPKTAFRTRYRHYEFRVMPFGLTNAPAAFMRLMNEVFQQYLDKFVIVFIDDILYHPGRANVVADALSRKPQGRLNALYAGRVPLLAELRATGVRLELENRSGAFLASFQVRPVLVDRILEAQIVDEEIQELVQLRNEGKKKDLRIRDSDGMLMQENRITAYHPQTDGQSERTIQTLEDMLRSSVLQFGDSWHDRLDLMEFAYNNSFHSSIVSPWRGVVRFRKRGKLSPRYIGPYVITERIGEVAYRLELPPKLSKVHNVFHVSMLRHYISDPSHVIPHQPLEINPDLTYDEEPVTILDWKNKVLKNKTVSLVKVLWRNHSVEEAT